A window of Candidatus Purcelliella pentastirinorum contains these coding sequences:
- the gmk gene encoding guanylate kinase, with protein sequence MNKGILFIISAPSGTGKSTLIKSLIKKISKYKTKISISYTTRNKRMGELNGKHYYFISRNKFKKMIKNKEFLEYAIIFENYYGTPKKIIKNLLLKGINIFLNINWQGAKQVKKKIKNNISIYIIPPSIKELIKRLKKRGSENQIDIKKRIKQSMKEIKHYIKYDYLIINDKFNVALSDLRNIFISEYKKIKNKENIIQT encoded by the coding sequence ATGAATAAAGGTATATTATTTATAATATCAGCACCTAGTGGTACTGGAAAATCTACACTTATTAAATCTTTAATTAAAAAAATATCAAAGTATAAAACTAAAATTTCAATTTCATATACAACTAGAAATAAACGTATGGGAGAATTAAATGGTAAACATTATTATTTCATTTCAAGAAATAAATTTAAAAAAATGATTAAAAATAAAGAGTTTTTAGAATATGCAATAATATTTGAAAATTATTACGGAACACCAAAAAAAATAATTAAAAATCTTTTATTAAAAGGTATCAACATATTTTTAAATATAAATTGGCAAGGAGCAAAACAAGTTAAAAAAAAAATAAAGAATAATATAAGTATATATATAATACCTCCATCAATAAAAGAATTAATAAAAAGATTAAAAAAAAGAGGTTCAGAAAATCAAATAGATATAAAAAAAAGAATAAAACAATCAATGAAAGAAATAAAACATTATATAAAATATGATTATTTGATAATTAATGATAAATTTAATGTAGCATTATCTGATCTAAGGAATATTTTTATATCAGAATATAAAAAAATAAAAAATAAGGAAAATATTATACAAACTTAA
- the yihA gene encoding ribosome biogenesis GTP-binding protein YihA/YsxC has translation MNFNLINYKLIKFIKSINKIKDLPKDKCIEIAFIGYSNVGKSNTINALSGIKKIAFTGKKPGTTKLINLYQIIKNFYLIDFPGYGFSNISLKNKNKHTFLLNKYIKKRKSLKGIIILMDIRQKLKKLDINIIKKTIKKKLIIVLLNKADKLSNNKKTIKKKYFKNEIKKYNNNINIQTFSSINNEGLKILKKKINIWLALNIHLLK, from the coding sequence ATGAATTTTAATTTAATAAATTATAAATTAATTAAATTTATTAAAAGTATAAATAAAATAAAAGATTTACCAAAAGATAAATGTATAGAAATCGCATTTATAGGATATTCAAATGTTGGAAAATCGAATACAATAAATGCATTAAGTGGTATAAAAAAGATAGCTTTTACAGGTAAAAAACCAGGAACAACAAAACTAATTAATTTATATCAAATAATAAAAAACTTTTATCTAATTGATTTCCCTGGATATGGATTTTCAAATATATCATTAAAAAATAAAAATAAACATACGTTTCTTCTAAATAAATATATAAAAAAAAGAAAATCATTAAAAGGAATAATAATTTTAATGGATATCAGACAAAAATTAAAAAAATTAGACATAAATATAATTAAAAAAACTATAAAAAAAAAATTAATAATAGTTTTATTAAATAAAGCTGATAAATTATCAAATAATAAAAAAACTATAAAAAAAAAATACTTTAAAAATGAAATAAAAAAATATAATAATAATATAAATATTCAAACTTTTTCATCAATAAATAATGAAGGACTTAAAATCTTAAAAAAAAAAATAAATATATGGTTAGCATTAAATATACATTTATTAAAATAA
- a CDS encoding 5'-3' exonuclease codes for MQKKNLFLIDGTYYLYNSYYIFPLLKNNTGEPTGAIFGIINMIYNLINTFNPKHLAVIFDHKNKSFRNKLFKKYKSNRLPMPKNLIKQIKPVKKIIKYMGIKSICISGVEADDVIGTIAKNYTKKKNNKVFIKTNDQDMIQLITKNIKILTKKNEILDKNIILKKYGISPKFKNDHIALSGDKTDNIPGISGIGKITANKLIQIFGNIENIYQNINKINIISIRKKKEIIDKLKKNKKKILFYKSLATIRTNIKLNINDNDLCIKNKKINKLRKIFKYYQLNKFLPYLKKY; via the coding sequence ATGCAAAAAAAAAATCTTTTTCTAATAGATGGAACTTATTATTTATATAATTCATATTACATATTCCCATTACTTAAAAACAATACTGGAGAGCCAACAGGTGCTATATTTGGTATAATAAACATGATATATAATTTAATAAATACGTTTAATCCTAAACATCTAGCTGTAATATTTGATCATAAAAATAAAAGTTTCAGAAATAAATTATTTAAAAAATACAAATCTAATCGTTTGCCAATGCCTAAAAATCTAATAAAACAAATAAAACCTGTAAAAAAAATAATAAAATATATGGGAATAAAAAGTATATGTATTTCAGGAGTAGAAGCAGATGATGTAATTGGAACAATTGCAAAAAACTACACCAAAAAAAAAAATAATAAAGTTTTTATTAAAACAAATGATCAAGATATGATTCAATTAATAACAAAAAATATAAAAATATTAACTAAAAAAAATGAAATTTTAGATAAAAATATAATATTAAAAAAATATGGAATATCACCTAAATTTAAAAATGATCATATAGCCTTATCAGGAGATAAAACAGACAACATACCAGGCATTTCAGGTATAGGAAAAATAACAGCAAATAAATTAATTCAAATATTTGGAAATATAGAAAATATTTATCAAAACATAAATAAAATAAATATTATATCCATAAGAAAAAAAAAAGAAATTATTGATAAATTAAAAAAAAATAAAAAAAAAATACTTTTTTATAAATCACTAGCAACAATAAGAACCAATATTAAATTAAATATTAATGATAATGACTTATGCATTAAAAACAAAAAAATAAACAAGTTAAGAAAAATATTTAAATATTATCAATTAAATAAATTTTTACCTTATTTAAAAAAATATTGA
- the pgsA gene encoding CDP-diacylglycerol--glycerol-3-phosphate 3-phosphatidyltransferase translates to MFFNIPMYFTLLRLILIPFFIIIFYLPFKYSSLFSSLIFLIASFTDLLDGFWARQLNKITRFGEFFDPVADKFLTIFAMLLIVECFHVIFITLPISIIIIREVIISALREWMSITGKKDILSVSKLAKIKTIFQMLTISILLWHFNQFFVFFGTILLYLSMILTLWSMIKYFYLVKNYF, encoded by the coding sequence ATGTTTTTTAATATTCCTATGTATTTTACTCTATTAAGATTAATTTTGATTCCTTTTTTTATTATAATTTTTTATTTGCCTTTTAAATATTCATCTTTATTCAGTAGTTTAATTTTTTTAATAGCATCTTTTACGGATTTATTAGATGGATTTTGGGCTCGTCAACTAAATAAAATTACTCGTTTTGGTGAATTTTTTGACCCTGTAGCTGATAAGTTTTTAACTATTTTTGCCATGTTGTTAATAGTAGAATGTTTTCATGTTATTTTTATTACTTTACCTATATCTATAATTATTATAAGAGAAGTTATTATTTCAGCTTTACGTGAATGGATGTCTATAACAGGTAAAAAAGATATTTTATCAGTTTCTAAACTTGCGAAGATTAAAACAATTTTTCAAATGTTGACAATATCAATATTACTATGGCATTTTAATCAGTTTTTTGTTTTTTTTGGTACAATTTTATTGTATTTATCCATGATATTGACTTTATGGTCTATGATTAAATATTTTTATTTAGTAAAAAATTATTTTTAG
- the accB gene encoding acetyl-CoA carboxylase biotin carboxyl carrier protein — MDIKKINRLIKLVKKSKITELEISNKDESIRINYLNNKYLINNSDYNLYNKKNTEYKKEKKKKELTGYKIRSPMVGTFYITPNPTSKPFITIGQKINIGDTLCIIEAMKIMNHIESDKSGIIKSILIKNGQPVEFNEPLIIIELLDKIIC; from the coding sequence ATGGATATTAAAAAAATAAATAGATTAATTAAATTAGTAAAAAAATCAAAAATTACAGAATTAGAAATTTCAAATAAAGATGAATCCATTCGTATTAATTATTTAAATAATAAATATCTAATAAATAATTCAGATTACAACCTATACAATAAAAAAAATACAGAATATAAAAAAGAAAAAAAAAAAAAAGAATTAACTGGATATAAAATACGTTCCCCCATGGTTGGAACTTTTTATATAACTCCTAATCCAACATCTAAACCATTTATAACAATAGGACAAAAAATTAATATAGGCGATACACTTTGTATAATAGAAGCAATGAAAATAATGAATCATATTGAATCAGATAAATCAGGAATAATAAAATCAATATTAATAAAAAATGGTCAACCAGTTGAATTTAATGAACCACTAATAATTATAGAATTATTGGATAAAATAATATGCTAA
- the accC gene encoding acetyl-CoA carboxylase biotin carboxylase subunit produces MLNKIIIANRGEIALRILRTCKELGIKTVAVYSTVDRYQKHVLLADESICIGLPQPKNSYLNIPAIISAAEITGSDAIHPGYGFLSENANFAEQVENSGFVFIGPKPETIHLMGNKISAINTMKKIGMPCVPGPKEPIKNTIKKNIKIAESIGYPIIIKSANGGGGIGIKIAYNNKHLEQYINIIQNQFQISCKNNEIYIEKYIDKPRHIEIQIISDGKGNVIYLAERDCSIQYKHKKLIEEAPILNINKNIKKKIIKYCIKACIKIKYRGVGTFEFLYKNDKFYFIEMNTRIQVEHTITEMITNIDIVKEQIKISSGYPLLIKQENLKINGYAIECRINAEDPNKFIPNSGKITHFHAPGGLGVRWESHIYTGYTITNYYDSMIGKLITYGKNRETAIAKMKNALEELIIEGIKNNIELHKKIIKNKKFKKGKININFLKKIIKNKK; encoded by the coding sequence ATGCTAAATAAAATTATAATAGCTAACAGAGGAGAAATTGCATTAAGAATTTTAAGAACATGTAAAGAATTAGGAATCAAAACAGTAGCTGTATACTCAACTGTAGATAGATATCAAAAACATGTACTTTTAGCAGATGAATCAATTTGTATAGGATTACCTCAACCAAAAAATAGTTATTTAAATATACCAGCAATTATATCAGCTGCTGAAATTACAGGATCAGATGCTATTCATCCTGGATATGGATTTTTATCAGAAAATGCTAATTTTGCAGAACAAGTTGAAAATTCCGGGTTTGTCTTTATAGGACCTAAACCAGAAACAATCCACCTTATGGGTAATAAAATTTCAGCAATCAATACAATGAAAAAAATAGGTATGCCATGTGTACCTGGGCCAAAAGAACCAATAAAAAATACTATTAAAAAAAATATTAAGATCGCAGAATCAATAGGATATCCAATAATAATAAAATCAGCAAATGGAGGAGGAGGTATTGGTATTAAAATAGCTTATAATAACAAACATCTTGAACAATATATAAACATCATACAAAATCAATTTCAAATATCATGTAAAAATAATGAAATATACATAGAAAAATATATAGATAAGCCAAGACATATTGAAATACAGATTATCTCAGATGGGAAAGGAAATGTAATTTATTTAGCTGAAAGAGATTGTTCAATACAATATAAACATAAAAAATTAATAGAAGAAGCTCCTATATTAAACATAAATAAAAATATCAAAAAAAAAATAATAAAATATTGTATTAAAGCCTGTATAAAAATTAAATACAGAGGAGTAGGAACCTTTGAATTTTTATATAAAAATGATAAATTCTATTTTATAGAAATGAATACCAGAATACAGGTTGAACATACAATTACCGAAATGATAACAAATATAGATATAGTAAAAGAACAAATAAAAATATCATCAGGATACCCATTGTTAATAAAACAAGAAAATTTAAAAATAAATGGATATGCTATAGAATGTCGTATCAATGCTGAAGATCCAAATAAATTTATACCTAATTCAGGTAAAATAACACACTTTCATGCTCCTGGAGGATTAGGAGTAAGATGGGAATCACATATATATACAGGATACACAATAACTAATTATTATGATTCTATGATAGGAAAATTAATTACATATGGTAAAAATAGAGAAACAGCAATAGCAAAAATGAAAAATGCATTAGAAGAATTAATAATAGAAGGTATAAAAAACAATATAGAATTACATAAAAAAATAATAAAAAATAAAAAATTTAAAAAAGGAAAAATAAATATAAATTTTTTAAAAAAAATAATAAAAAATAAAAAATAA
- the rpmF gene encoding 50S ribosomal protein L32, which produces MAVQKRKSTRSRRGMRRSHDSLNEPNISIDKISKEKHLRYNLTYKGYYKGIRILKKTKYRKK; this is translated from the coding sequence ATGGCCGTACAAAAAAGAAAATCAACGAGATCTAGAAGAGGAATGAGAAGATCCCATGACTCACTAAATGAACCTAATATATCAATAGATAAAATATCAAAAGAAAAACATCTTAGATATAATCTAACATATAAAGGATATTACAAAGGAATAAGAATACTTAAAAAAACAAAATATCGAAAAAAATAA
- a CDS encoding beta-ketoacyl-ACP synthase III, with translation MYTKIISTGKYLPDKIRNNNNLKNIINKSNEWIINRTGIYERRIARTNETVSTMGSIAAKNAIKSAGLKNNDIQLIIVATISSSHAFPSSACIIQNELNIKDCISFDIAAACTGFIYALSIADQYIKNKFIKFALIIGSDILTRTLKPKDKRTLILFGDGAGAVILSSSKKPGIISTHLHASGKDSKLLTLPYQKRNKRKKISWLKMSGNEIFKIAINKSIKIINETLNKNNIKHENIDWLIPHQSNLRIINAIIKKIGIDINKVIITLDKHGNTSSASIPLALNQAINNGKIKPNNLVIFEAFGAGITWGSALIRL, from the coding sequence ATGTATACAAAAATTATTAGTACAGGTAAATATTTACCTGATAAAATTAGAAATAATAATAATCTAAAAAATATAATAAATAAATCTAATGAATGGATAATAAATAGAACAGGAATATACGAAAGAAGAATTGCAAGAACGAATGAAACAGTTTCAACCATGGGAAGTATAGCAGCAAAAAATGCTATAAAATCAGCAGGTTTAAAAAATAATGATATTCAACTTATAATAGTAGCAACAATTTCTTCTAGCCATGCTTTTCCAAGTTCAGCATGTATAATCCAAAACGAATTAAATATAAAAGATTGTATTTCTTTTGATATAGCAGCCGCATGTACAGGATTTATATATGCATTGAGCATAGCTGATCAATATATAAAAAATAAATTTATAAAATTTGCATTAATAATTGGATCCGATATTCTTACAAGAACATTAAAACCAAAAGATAAAAGGACATTAATTTTATTTGGAGATGGAGCAGGTGCAGTTATATTAAGTAGTAGTAAAAAACCAGGAATAATATCAACACATTTACATGCATCAGGTAAAGATAGTAAGTTATTAACATTACCTTATCAGAAAAGGAACAAAAGAAAAAAAATATCATGGTTAAAAATGTCAGGTAATGAAATTTTCAAAATAGCAATAAATAAATCAATAAAAATAATTAATGAAACATTAAATAAAAATAATATTAAACATGAAAATATTGATTGGTTAATACCACATCAATCTAATCTAAGAATAATAAATGCAATTATAAAAAAAATAGGAATAGATATAAATAAAGTAATAATCACATTAGACAAACATGGTAACACATCATCTGCATCAATACCATTAGCATTAAATCAGGCTATAAATAATGGTAAAATAAAACCAAACAACCTAGTTATATTTGAAGCATTTGGTGCAGGTATAACGTGGGGTTCAGCTTTAATACGACTTTAA
- the fabD gene encoding ACP S-malonyltransferase, with product MGFSFNTTLISKNNMKKYGMIFPGQGGQHIGMLYELSKKYSIVKKTFNIASEILNYDLWKLAQNGPKKDMDKTYKTQPLILTSSISICKIWKNKNGIKPNIIVGHSLGEYSCLVYAKVIKFECAIKLVEQRGKFMQQVLQKNNGLMKVILGLNIKTIKKICKRNKKYGFVTTTNYNTPYQTVIAGNKNSVEKTAEECKIAGAKIISLSISVPAHCILMKPAANKLAKKINKIKFKKPIYPIISNSTILCETNPNIIKKKLIKQLYKSVNWIKIIKYIESKKITNLIEMGPGNILSNLTQAITKNIKITQTNNPKNISKSLKINKENK from the coding sequence GTGGGGTTCAGCTTTAATACGACTTTAATTTCAAAAAATAATATGAAAAAATATGGTATGATTTTCCCCGGACAAGGTGGACAACACATTGGTATGTTATATGAATTAAGTAAAAAATATTCTATTGTAAAAAAAACATTCAATATAGCATCTGAAATACTAAATTATGACTTATGGAAATTAGCACAAAATGGCCCAAAAAAAGATATGGATAAAACATATAAAACACAACCACTGATATTAACATCATCAATATCAATTTGTAAAATATGGAAAAATAAAAATGGGATAAAACCAAATATAATTGTTGGGCATAGCTTAGGAGAATATTCATGTTTAGTATATGCAAAAGTAATAAAATTTGAATGTGCAATAAAATTAGTTGAACAAAGAGGAAAATTTATGCAACAAGTATTACAAAAAAATAATGGACTAATGAAAGTAATATTAGGTCTAAATATAAAAACTATTAAAAAAATTTGCAAAAGAAATAAAAAATATGGATTCGTAACAACTACAAATTATAATACACCATATCAAACAGTAATAGCAGGAAATAAAAATTCAGTAGAGAAAACAGCTGAAGAATGTAAAATAGCAGGAGCTAAAATAATATCATTATCTATAAGTGTACCAGCGCATTGTATTTTAATGAAACCTGCTGCAAATAAACTAGCTAAAAAAATAAATAAAATAAAATTTAAAAAACCAATATATCCAATAATAAGTAACTCAACAATATTATGTGAAACTAATCCTAATATTATTAAAAAAAAATTAATAAAACAATTATACAAATCAGTAAATTGGATAAAAATAATAAAATATATAGAATCAAAAAAAATTACAAATTTAATTGAAATGGGTCCGGGAAATATTTTAAGCAACTTAACTCAAGCAATTACTAAAAACATAAAAATAACACAAACAAATAATCCTAAAAATATATCTAAATCACTAAAAATAAATAAGGAAAATAAATGA
- the fabG gene encoding 3-oxoacyl-[acyl-carrier-protein] reductase, whose product MNLKNKIALITGATNGIGHAIAYVLKKYGAFIIGTATNNKNVNKIEDFLKNKGKGYLLDVNDKKSIINLLNDIKKNFGKIDILINNAAITIDKLFIKMNEQDWQNVINTNLNSIFYISKAVIFSMLKKKQGRIISIGSMIANTGNIGQANYSASKAGLIAMSKSIAKEVASRGITVNVVSPGFIKTNMTKKIKEKISNEILKNIPMKRFGSAKDVAYAVAFLASDKASYITGETIHINGGLYMS is encoded by the coding sequence ATGAACTTAAAAAACAAAATAGCACTTATTACAGGAGCAACAAACGGCATAGGTCATGCAATAGCTTATGTATTAAAAAAATATGGAGCATTTATAATTGGGACTGCAACTAACAATAAAAATGTAAATAAAATAGAAGATTTTTTAAAAAATAAAGGAAAAGGATATTTATTAGATGTAAATGATAAAAAATCAATAATAAATCTATTAAATGATATAAAAAAAAACTTTGGTAAAATAGATATTTTAATAAATAATGCTGCTATAACTATAGATAAACTATTTATAAAAATGAACGAACAAGATTGGCAAAATGTTATAAACACTAACTTAAATTCAATATTTTACATATCTAAAGCAGTCATATTTTCTATGTTAAAAAAAAAACAAGGAAGAATAATATCAATAGGTTCAATGATTGCCAATACTGGTAATATAGGACAAGCAAATTATTCTGCATCAAAAGCTGGTTTAATAGCAATGAGTAAATCTATAGCTAAAGAAGTTGCTTCAAGAGGAATAACAGTGAATGTAGTATCTCCCGGGTTCATAAAAACTAATATGACAAAAAAAATAAAAGAAAAAATATCAAATGAAATTTTAAAAAATATCCCAATGAAACGTTTTGGTTCAGCAAAAGATGTTGCTTACGCAGTAGCATTTTTAGCATCCGATAAAGCATCATATATAACCGGAGAGACAATACATATAAATGGAGGCCTATACATGTCTTAA
- the acpP gene encoding acyl carrier protein: MDDIKERVKKIISEQLGVKKEEVINTASFVEDLGADSLDTVELVMALEEEFDTEIPDKEAEKITTVQAAINYISNNKNLKK, from the coding sequence ATGGATGATATTAAAGAACGTGTTAAAAAAATTATTAGTGAACAATTAGGTGTAAAAAAAGAAGAAGTAATCAATACCGCATCTTTTGTAGAAGATTTAGGTGCTGACTCACTCGATACAGTTGAACTAGTAATGGCATTAGAAGAAGAATTTGATACAGAAATTCCAGATAAAGAAGCTGAAAAAATTACAACAGTACAAGCAGCTATAAATTATATTAGTAACAATAAAAATTTAAAAAAATAA